A genomic segment from Nitratiruptor sp. YY08-10 encodes:
- a CDS encoding nucleotidyl transferase AbiEii/AbiGii toxin family protein, translating to MTLQVKEILDIFAKKEFLKENDLYFIGGTALSYYLNHRISEDIDFISSLPLNHRLIKKEMSSLNAKFIEDENASRLRIAGLFPDEWILKFFIDGVKIEFFQASTPLMKKIIKSSRIEYIGNIKILDIKTISKLKTIAFFQRGKSRDIFDVNEILKNSILTINETVDIAQNIHFAIIDKENLLNFIRNMSEPIEDETVYLKENSNEYLLFEDLKEMLIKTIKGLYKGK from the coding sequence GTGACTTTGCAAGTCAAAGAGATTTTAGACATTTTCGCAAAAAAAGAGTTTTTAAAAGAAAATGATCTCTATTTTATAGGTGGAACTGCTTTAAGTTACTACTTAAATCATAGAATTTCTGAGGATATAGATTTTATATCTTCACTCCCCCTCAACCATCGCTTGATAAAAAAAGAGATGTCCTCCCTCAATGCCAAATTTATAGAAGATGAAAATGCCAGTAGATTAAGAATTGCCGGTTTATTTCCAGATGAATGGATATTGAAGTTTTTTATAGATGGTGTAAAAATAGAATTTTTTCAAGCCTCTACACCTCTTATGAAAAAAATCATAAAATCATCTCGAATAGAATATATCGGTAATATAAAAATATTGGATATTAAAACTATTTCCAAGTTAAAAACCATAGCTTTTTTTCAAAGAGGAAAAAGCAGAGATATTTTTGATGTAAATGAAATTTTAAAAAACAGCATATTAACTATTAATGAAACTGTTGATATTGCTCAAAATATTCATTTTGCAATAATCGATAAAGAAAATCTTCTCAATTTTATAAGAAATATGTCTGAACCGATTGAAGATGAGACGGTATATCTAAAAGAAAATTCAAATGAATATTTATTGTTTGAAGATTTGAAAGAAATGTTGATAAAAACAATTAAAGGGCTTTACAAAGGGAAATAA
- a CDS encoding UDP-glucose/GDP-mannose dehydrogenase family protein, translating into MRLSIIGTGYVGLVTGACMAQMGNSVICVDIDEEKIEKLKKGIIPIYEPGLEEIVKENFKIGTLHFTTDIKEALQRSDIVFIAVGTPQGEDGSADLQYVLVVAKDIGKYMTHPLIVVDKSTVPVGTADKVRATIQNELKKRLENGEITEGEYQELMEFDVVSNPEFLKEGDAVNDFMKPDRVVIGADKEKSMQILKELYAPFTRNHERFIAMDIRSAELTKYAANAMLATKISFMNEMAKIAEAVGADINKVRVGIGSDSRIGYSFIYPGVGYGGSCFPKDVKALEKIAIDAGVEPKIIKAVEAVNKEQRVYFLNKILQRFGEDLRGKSFALWGLSFKPETDDMREAPSITIVKELTSRGAKIKAYDPKAMEEAKNFWLKDVSNIEYCDNKYDALNDADAMILVTEWKEFRSPDFIEMQKRLKNPLIFDGRNQYNKEKLKEYGFEYHQVGVQAAI; encoded by the coding sequence ATGCGATTATCAATTATTGGTACAGGATATGTGGGACTTGTAACCGGAGCTTGTATGGCACAAATGGGAAACAGTGTCATTTGTGTCGATATCGATGAAGAAAAAATTGAAAAACTCAAAAAAGGGATCATTCCCATTTATGAACCGGGTCTTGAAGAGATAGTTAAAGAAAATTTTAAAATAGGGACACTTCATTTTACGACAGATATCAAGGAGGCTTTGCAAAGAAGCGATATAGTATTTATCGCGGTGGGAACACCGCAAGGAGAGGATGGAAGTGCTGATCTACAGTATGTTTTAGTAGTAGCAAAAGATATTGGAAAATATATGACCCATCCGTTGATTGTAGTGGATAAATCTACCGTCCCTGTAGGAACTGCCGATAAAGTACGAGCAACGATCCAAAATGAACTCAAAAAACGTCTTGAAAACGGCGAGATTACAGAGGGCGAATATCAGGAACTTATGGAATTTGATGTAGTAAGCAATCCTGAGTTTTTAAAAGAGGGTGATGCGGTCAATGATTTTATGAAACCGGATCGTGTGGTCATTGGAGCAGATAAAGAGAAGAGCATGCAGATTCTTAAAGAGTTATATGCTCCATTTACAAGAAATCATGAGCGATTTATTGCTATGGATATACGAAGCGCAGAACTCACAAAATATGCAGCAAATGCCATGCTTGCTACAAAAATCAGCTTTATGAACGAGATGGCTAAAATAGCTGAAGCGGTAGGTGCTGATATCAACAAAGTGCGTGTCGGCATAGGAAGCGATAGCCGTATCGGTTATAGCTTTATCTACCCAGGTGTCGGATATGGCGGAAGTTGCTTTCCAAAAGATGTGAAAGCGCTTGAGAAGATTGCTATAGATGCTGGAGTGGAGCCAAAAATCATCAAAGCTGTAGAGGCTGTCAACAAAGAGCAAAGAGTTTATTTTCTAAACAAAATTCTTCAAAGATTTGGAGAAGATTTGCGAGGGAAATCCTTTGCGTTATGGGGTCTCAGTTTTAAACCGGAAACGGATGATATGAGAGAAGCTCCATCGATAACGATTGTTAAAGAGTTGACAAGCCGTGGTGCCAAAATCAAAGCCTATGATCCAAAAGCGATGGAAGAAGCAAAAAATTTTTGGCTTAAAGATGTTTCTAATATCGAATATTGCGATAATAAATATGATGCATTAAATGATGCAGATGCAATGATTCTTGTTACTGAATGGAAAGAGTTTCGAAGTCCAGACTTTATAGAGATGCAAAAACGACTCAAAAATCCTCTCATTTTTGATGGAAGAAACCAATATAACAAAGAAAAACTCAAAGAGTATGGTTTCGAGTACCACCAAGTGGGTGTGCAAGCCGCAATATAA
- a CDS encoding DUF882 domain-containing protein, with translation MKRRDFLKKSSLLSISILIPSFAKTAQYEKELYLYHVHTGERRKVTFWIDGEYIPEEIESLQYFLRDFRNDEIHPIDVKVIEYLYEISKKCSHNREIHILSAYRSPSTNEYLRHHGGGVAKRSYHLFGKAIDFRIPGISIHHIRNAALSLHKGGVGYYPKSGFIHIDSGRPRSWRYPKS, from the coding sequence ATGAAAAGAAGAGATTTTTTGAAAAAAAGTTCACTTTTGAGTATTTCAATACTTATCCCTTCTTTTGCGAAAACAGCCCAATATGAAAAAGAACTTTATTTGTATCATGTTCATACAGGTGAAAGACGGAAAGTGACTTTTTGGATTGATGGAGAATATATTCCAGAAGAGATAGAAAGCTTACAATATTTTCTTCGAGATTTCAGAAATGATGAGATACATCCGATCGATGTAAAAGTTATTGAATATCTTTATGAAATATCAAAAAAATGCTCTCATAATCGCGAAATACATATACTCTCTGCATATCGATCTCCCTCCACAAACGAGTACCTACGCCACCATGGTGGAGGTGTTGCAAAACGTAGTTATCATCTTTTTGGAAAAGCGATCGATTTTAGAATTCCGGGAATTTCAATACATCACATTCGAAATGCTGCTCTATCACTACATAAAGGAGGTGTTGGATACTATCCAAAATCTGGGTTTATCCATATTGATAGCGGAAGACCAAGATCTTGGAGATATCCAAAATCATAA
- a CDS encoding murein L,D-transpeptidase: MRFFFLFLIPLILFSQNSEMNVVNNDSDPTPIFQSVWFYDNGAEKEELYTLMQQIKNDNTLLCKDRLNKPLQKLERLLRTYRVDANEVLKKDIEKLAYTLQLQYLYVRNNGCYRPEMILQDHYLPPKKKLYDHILRNPYLEMQYDILNKYESIKKRGGWGVIILSNNYAYLLPGKKYDEVIQLRWRLIQEGYLKDDNNLANTLYDENLKSAVEAFQKRHFLKPDGIVGPATLKALNESVESIIEKILINIERLRWYLQEDKEYVFVNIPQFRLFLWHDGDMVFDSKVIVGRKERPTPLMRQKISYAVLNPYWRAPKTIIAEDILPKLKVGKFEELEKEGIIASLDRYANETIPFDSIDWNAIDLSTFPIVFLQKPGPKNFLGFVKLMFPNKYDVYLHDTNARDLFRYSYRALSSGCVRVEKPIELFHLVEGTLSYREIFDRLWDHQTKKVRIRPKFPVYLMYMTIMKEDDGNIYFYPDIYQLDRKMKEYATILR; the protein is encoded by the coding sequence ATGAGATTTTTTTTTCTTTTCCTGATTCCACTTATTTTGTTTTCTCAAAACAGTGAAATGAATGTAGTGAACAACGATTCAGATCCAACTCCCATCTTTCAATCGGTCTGGTTTTATGACAATGGAGCGGAAAAAGAGGAACTTTATACGCTTATGCAGCAAATTAAAAACGATAATACTCTTTTATGTAAAGATCGTTTGAACAAACCTTTACAAAAACTAGAAAGATTATTACGAACGTATAGAGTCGATGCAAATGAAGTTTTAAAAAAAGATATTGAGAAGTTGGCTTATACCCTTCAGTTACAATATCTTTATGTCCGGAACAATGGATGTTATCGTCCGGAAATGATCTTGCAAGACCATTACTTGCCTCCAAAGAAAAAATTGTACGATCATATTTTGCGAAATCCCTATCTTGAAATGCAGTATGATATTTTAAACAAATATGAGAGTATTAAAAAACGTGGGGGCTGGGGTGTGATAATCCTGAGTAACAATTATGCGTACTTGCTTCCTGGCAAAAAATATGACGAAGTTATCCAACTGAGATGGCGGCTTATTCAAGAGGGATATTTAAAAGATGATAATAATCTTGCAAATACCTTGTATGATGAAAATCTTAAATCAGCTGTGGAAGCGTTTCAAAAAAGGCACTTTCTTAAACCTGATGGGATTGTAGGACCTGCTACGTTAAAAGCGTTAAACGAGAGTGTAGAGAGTATTATTGAAAAGATTTTGATCAATATCGAACGTTTGAGATGGTATTTGCAAGAGGATAAGGAATATGTATTTGTTAATATTCCACAATTTAGGCTTTTTTTGTGGCATGACGGGGATATGGTTTTTGACTCGAAGGTTATTGTGGGTAGAAAAGAGAGACCGACTCCATTAATGAGGCAAAAGATCTCCTATGCGGTTCTTAATCCATACTGGAGGGCTCCAAAAACGATTATTGCTGAAGATATTTTGCCAAAACTCAAAGTTGGCAAATTTGAAGAGCTTGAAAAAGAGGGAATAATAGCTTCTTTGGATCGATATGCAAATGAGACAATCCCTTTTGATTCAATTGATTGGAATGCGATAGATTTGTCCACTTTTCCTATTGTTTTTTTGCAAAAACCTGGACCAAAAAACTTTCTTGGTTTTGTGAAACTGATGTTTCCGAATAAATATGATGTCTATTTGCATGATACCAATGCAAGAGATCTGTTTCGATACTCATATCGCGCACTGAGTTCTGGATGCGTTCGAGTAGAGAAACCTATCGAACTGTTCCATCTTGTTGAAGGAACTTTAAGTTACCGAGAAATTTTTGATAGATTGTGGGACCATCAAACAAAAAAAGTACGGATCCGTCCAAAATTTCCTGTTTATTTGATGTATATGACTATTATGAAAGAAGATGATGGTAATATCTATTTTTATCCAGACATCTATCAACTGGATAGAAAAATGAAAGAATATGCTACAATTTTGCGCTGA
- a CDS encoding ABC transporter ATP-binding protein: MYSWQTIYKQIVKHKKAFLLGQIFALLAVIASVPTPLLMPLLVDEVLLHKPGKLIAFIDVTFGSGSPLYYTLIVLALTLILRGMYVFLQVMQIRVFQTISKTISYNLRKRVLEHLEKVALKEFELLGSGKVVSRLITDIETIDTFLSSGISKFLISLLTLVGVCIVLVWIHWQLALFIIFLNPLVVVFSSKLARNVAKLKKQENLSIEIFQNALTETLELFDQIRAVNKERYFFQNLFFLAKEIKNKSIAFSYKSEAGARVSFLLFVAGFEIFRAAGIIAVAYSNLSIGLMLAVFGYLWFMMIPIQDLINIIYTKKSADIALQRINELLMLKNEPNYPHINNPFKKTPVQIELKDVWFEYYENKPVLKGIDLKIEAEKITAIVGASGSGKTTLSRLLVGFYEPDRGDIFYNDISYKRIGLDVIRENVMLVLQTPVLFNDTIWFNVTLGRDFKEEEVTKALKLAQIYDVVAKLPDGLQTVVGKGGVRLSGGERQRIAIARMILQDPAVVILDEATSAIDMETEKLLFCALKDFFSRRTTLLIAHRPSTIQEADEIFFMEHGQIVRHMDFHKYKEELERNLCILSEEQHKKDE, from the coding sequence ATGTATAGTTGGCAAACTATTTATAAACAGATTGTAAAACATAAAAAAGCCTTTTTGCTAGGGCAGATTTTTGCCCTTTTAGCTGTTATTGCCAGTGTGCCAACGCCTCTTTTGATGCCTTTGCTTGTGGATGAGGTATTGCTTCATAAACCAGGTAAACTTATTGCTTTTATTGATGTAACTTTTGGCAGTGGATCACCGCTATATTACACACTCATTGTTTTGGCATTGACGCTTATTTTGCGGGGAATGTATGTTTTTTTGCAAGTGATGCAAATAAGAGTGTTTCAAACAATATCCAAAACGATTAGTTACAATCTAAGAAAGAGGGTTTTAGAGCATTTAGAAAAGGTGGCACTGAAAGAGTTTGAGCTTCTTGGAAGCGGTAAAGTTGTTTCAAGGCTTATTACAGATATTGAAACGATTGATACCTTTTTAAGTTCTGGAATTAGCAAGTTTTTGATAAGTCTTTTAACGCTTGTTGGAGTTTGTATAGTTTTAGTTTGGATTCATTGGCAGTTAGCGCTGTTTATAATTTTTTTAAATCCTTTAGTAGTTGTTTTTTCAAGCAAACTTGCAAGAAATGTGGCAAAACTGAAAAAACAAGAAAATCTCTCTATCGAGATATTTCAAAATGCTCTAACAGAGACGTTGGAGCTTTTTGATCAAATCCGAGCTGTCAATAAAGAGCGATACTTTTTTCAAAATCTTTTTTTCTTGGCAAAAGAGATTAAAAACAAATCAATTGCTTTTTCCTATAAAAGCGAAGCAGGTGCTAGAGTAAGTTTTTTACTCTTTGTAGCTGGCTTTGAAATCTTTCGAGCTGCTGGTATTATTGCAGTTGCATACAGTAATCTTTCTATCGGACTGATGTTAGCTGTATTTGGGTATTTGTGGTTTATGATGATACCAATTCAAGATTTAATTAATATCATTTATACAAAAAAGAGTGCCGATATAGCTCTTCAAAGAATTAATGAGCTTTTGATGCTAAAAAATGAGCCAAATTATCCTCATATAAATAATCCATTTAAAAAAACACCAGTTCAAATTGAACTCAAAGATGTGTGGTTTGAGTATTATGAAAATAAGCCTGTGCTAAAAGGGATTGATTTAAAAATTGAAGCCGAAAAAATAACAGCGATAGTTGGTGCAAGTGGCAGTGGCAAAACGACACTTAGTAGGCTTTTGGTAGGCTTTTATGAGCCAGATAGAGGAGATATTTTTTATAATGACATCTCTTATAAAAGAATCGGTCTAGATGTTATTAGAGAAAATGTGATGTTAGTGCTTCAAACGCCAGTGCTATTTAATGATACCATCTGGTTTAATGTAACTCTTGGAAGAGATTTTAAAGAAGAAGAGGTCACAAAAGCTTTAAAACTAGCTCAAATTTATGATGTAGTAGCAAAACTGCCTGATGGATTACAGACAGTTGTTGGCAAAGGTGGGGTGAGACTGAGTGGGGGAGAGAGACAAAGAATAGCAATTGCTAGGATGATTTTGCAAGATCCAGCAGTCGTGATTTTGGATGAGGCAACGTCTGCTATTGATATGGAGACGGAAAAACTTCTTTTTTGTGCATTAAAAGATTTTTTCAGCCGTCGGACCACGCTTTTAATTGCTCATAGGCCAAGCACCATTCAAGAAGCTGACGAAATATTTTTTATGGAACATGGCCAAATTGTCCGTCATATGGATTTTCATAAATATAAAGAGGAATTAGAAAGAAATTTGTGTATACTATCTGAAGAACAACATAAAAAGGATGAATGA
- a CDS encoding multiheme c-type cytochrome, whose amino-acid sequence MRRLILLGVAVWAYANIFAGSTTKHSMDIKGDFAKTHQCIRCHLDIYDEYKTSPHFNSTIYRDPVHKKIFELHAKASKAKEYVCAKCHTPTLKDKRIASMDPKKFGYEQAISCAYCHRIKSIEKHAKANKNEILPKKGVYYGTRNPEVRSEYHKIINTNPIHKNGETCMGCHSHKQNEHGFVVCQTENNNTLKQNCITCHMPQVEGNLSDRVETPTHAFHGFAGVSIKPEFLAKYLHIDLIKKDPLQIRLTNDAPHAFLLHPLRLAKLIVKHKRGGKLLKEQELTFVRIIGKDGKPTPPWVATEVVKDTMLKAGEKRVVTFDLHPKKGYTIEIIFGFYKVNPKMAKKFGLPTKFIVFKKKEFHV is encoded by the coding sequence ATGAGACGTCTGATTCTTTTGGGAGTTGCCGTATGGGCTTATGCCAATATCTTTGCAGGAAGTACTACCAAACACTCAATGGATATCAAAGGGGACTTCGCCAAAACCCATCAATGTATTCGTTGCCATCTTGATATCTATGATGAGTATAAAACATCTCCTCACTTTAACTCCACAATTTACAGAGATCCTGTCCATAAAAAGATTTTTGAGTTACACGCAAAAGCAAGTAAAGCAAAAGAGTATGTATGTGCGAAATGCCACACTCCGACTCTCAAAGATAAAAGAATCGCTTCTATGGATCCAAAAAAATTTGGATATGAGCAGGCAATTTCTTGTGCCTATTGTCATAGAATCAAATCTATTGAAAAGCATGCCAAAGCAAATAAAAATGAGATACTACCTAAAAAAGGGGTTTATTATGGAACGCGCAATCCGGAAGTAAGAAGTGAATACCATAAAATCATCAATACCAATCCAATCCACAAAAATGGCGAAACTTGCATGGGCTGCCACTCCCATAAACAAAATGAGCATGGGTTTGTTGTATGCCAAACTGAGAATAACAATACTCTGAAGCAAAACTGCATAACCTGCCATATGCCCCAAGTTGAAGGGAACCTTAGCGATCGCGTTGAGACACCAACGCACGCATTTCATGGATTTGCAGGAGTAAGTATAAAGCCAGAATTTTTAGCAAAATATCTTCATATAGATTTAATAAAAAAAGATCCTCTTCAAATTCGCCTAACAAACGACGCACCGCATGCGTTTTTACTCCATCCATTGCGTTTGGCAAAGCTTATTGTAAAACATAAGCGAGGAGGCAAGCTTTTAAAAGAGCAAGAGCTTACATTTGTACGAATTATTGGAAAAGATGGCAAACCAACTCCTCCTTGGGTAGCAACTGAGGTGGTAAAAGACACGATGCTAAAAGCAGGCGAGAAAAGAGTAGTAACTTTTGATTTGCATCCTAAAAAAGGATATACCATAGAGATAATATTTGGTTTTTATAAAGTGAATCCAAAGATGGCTAAAAAGTTTGGACTCCCAACAAAATTTATAGTCTTTAAGAAAAAAGAGTTCCATGTATAG
- a CDS encoding histone deacetylase: MVGYVYDPIFTEHGSDEHIERPARVEVIDEVARNFPLKRFPIKKASKEDLKKIHEAHYVEWVERAYEEGYRFILNEDTLLTPKSFEVASYAAGSTMPIIDAFTSDEIKRAFLNIRPPGHHAERRTGQGFCIFNNVALMARYAQSKGFRKVMIIDFDVHHGNGTQDIFYSDDTVCYFSTHEHNNYPYFTGSVEEKGEGKGEGFNINRPYGDYCKDEELLKLYEDLPKWFDFDIVLVSAGYDLMRDEAISTAQITFEGLRALVQKILQFAGDKPVAFLLEGGYNLDSLATSVAVTLEELTKDEL; this comes from the coding sequence ATGGTAGGCTACGTCTACGATCCAATATTTACTGAACATGGAAGCGATGAGCATATTGAGCGGCCTGCACGTGTAGAAGTGATTGATGAAGTAGCGCGTAATTTTCCTTTAAAGCGTTTTCCTATAAAAAAAGCCAGCAAAGAGGATCTGAAAAAGATACATGAAGCGCACTATGTAGAGTGGGTTGAGAGAGCCTATGAAGAAGGGTACCGTTTTATCTTAAACGAAGATACGCTTTTAACTCCAAAAAGCTTTGAGGTTGCAAGCTATGCAGCAGGATCGACGATGCCAATTATCGATGCTTTTACAAGTGATGAAATCAAAAGAGCATTTCTCAATATTCGCCCTCCAGGTCATCATGCCGAAAGAAGAACGGGACAAGGGTTTTGCATCTTTAACAATGTTGCGTTGATGGCGAGGTATGCGCAAAGCAAAGGATTTAGAAAGGTGATGATAATAGACTTTGATGTGCATCATGGAAATGGCACGCAAGATATCTTTTATAGCGATGATACAGTGTGTTATTTTAGCACGCATGAGCACAACAATTATCCCTATTTTACCGGAAGCGTAGAAGAAAAAGGAGAAGGAAAAGGCGAGGGTTTTAATATCAACAGGCCATATGGGGATTACTGCAAAGATGAAGAGCTTTTGAAGCTTTATGAAGATCTTCCAAAATGGTTTGATTTTGATATAGTGCTAGTGAGTGCCGGATATGATTTGATGAGGGATGAAGCGATATCAACTGCACAGATTACATTTGAGGGTTTGCGGGCATTAGTGCAAAAAATCTTGCAATTTGCAGGTGATAAGCCAGTGGCTTTTTTATTAGAGGGTGGGTATAACCTTGATTCTTTAGCGACAAGTGTAGCTGTCACACTGGAAGAACTTACAAAGGATGAGCTATGA
- the hemH gene encoding ferrochelatase — MKAIVLLNMGGPNNLDEVELFLKNMFNDQNILPIRNDLLRKFVAYMITQSRKKEAKSNYEKLGGKSPLNYYTDRLIEKLQKRLPNVYVTKAMRYTPPFAKEAIKELMYHNVHEVFLIPLYPHYSTTTTKSSLEDFYNTAKGLGFHARFHDITKFYENRVYNQAIIDKIEEALDGEDANEYELIFSAHSLPQKIIEKGDPYLQEVQEHVKILSSMLGNRFSDYHLAFQSKLGPVKWLEPGLDEKLKEMKGKKVLVYPISFTLDNSETEFELHIEYKEIAKVLGIKEYRVAQCVNDSDLFVEALVDIYQRM, encoded by the coding sequence ATGAAAGCGATAGTTTTACTCAATATGGGTGGTCCAAACAATTTAGATGAGGTAGAGCTTTTTTTAAAAAATATGTTCAATGACCAAAATATTTTACCGATTCGAAATGATCTTCTAAGAAAATTTGTCGCGTATATGATTACGCAAAGTAGAAAAAAAGAAGCAAAAAGCAACTATGAAAAACTTGGTGGAAAGAGTCCACTTAATTACTATACCGATAGATTGATAGAAAAACTGCAAAAACGTTTACCTAATGTATATGTAACTAAAGCGATGCGCTATACCCCTCCATTTGCAAAAGAAGCGATAAAAGAGCTTATGTATCATAATGTACATGAGGTTTTTTTGATACCGCTTTATCCTCATTATTCTACAACTACTACAAAATCGAGTCTGGAAGATTTTTACAACACGGCAAAAGGGCTAGGATTTCATGCCAGATTTCACGATATAACAAAATTTTATGAAAATAGAGTTTATAACCAAGCGATAATAGATAAAATTGAAGAGGCTTTGGATGGTGAGGATGCAAATGAGTATGAACTTATTTTTAGTGCCCATTCACTGCCCCAAAAAATCATCGAAAAGGGTGATCCCTATTTGCAAGAGGTGCAAGAACATGTAAAGATTTTATCTTCGATGCTTGGAAATAGATTTTCAGATTATCATCTTGCATTTCAATCCAAACTCGGACCTGTAAAATGGTTAGAGCCTGGACTCGATGAAAAGCTTAAAGAGATGAAAGGGAAAAAAGTTCTTGTTTATCCGATCTCTTTTACCCTCGACAACAGTGAAACAGAGTTTGAACTCCATATCGAATATAAAGAGATAGCAAAAGTGCTTGGTATCAAAGAGTATAGAGTTGCCCAGTGTGTCAATGATAGCGATCTTTTTGTGGAGGCTTTAGTAGATATTTATCAAAGGATGTAA
- a CDS encoding FAD-binding oxidoreductase — translation MYDFLIIGAGSAGAHTAYFLKKAGVKVAVVEQSDIAAGGSGAAGAFITPRIGKGGPIQRWTNEAFRFTVKRYEQSRYFYQTGLLRLPKENETFEGLERYLDIEYEKKANGFFFPKAGILKAKPYLEHLLHNIDTFFFEASIEKKGDFFQVGALQAKKVILATGAWDQLIDEPYVTIGKTSGVRFDVRTKLALPYSIHQKVSVSANIDGIVAIGATHQRLESPSKPQPPSFLFDEAKKVVGEFSYEIEQMYCGIRSSVNDHLPIIGELIDTKKVPRITNFKRLDLSQMPRKGIYIINGLGGRGFVFGPFVAKILSDHLIGNCPIPWELDVDRYFIRYLKKGKR, via the coding sequence ATGTACGATTTTCTTATCATAGGGGCGGGGAGTGCCGGCGCACATACTGCCTATTTTTTAAAAAAAGCTGGTGTAAAAGTTGCAGTTGTAGAGCAAAGCGATATAGCTGCCGGGGGCAGTGGTGCTGCAGGGGCGTTTATCACGCCTCGCATTGGCAAAGGTGGTCCTATTCAGCGATGGACAAATGAGGCTTTTCGGTTTACTGTAAAACGATATGAACAATCACGCTATTTTTATCAAACTGGACTTCTAAGACTTCCTAAGGAAAATGAGACATTTGAAGGATTAGAGCGCTATTTAGATATTGAATATGAGAAAAAAGCAAATGGCTTTTTCTTTCCAAAAGCCGGTATACTTAAAGCAAAACCTTATTTAGAACACCTTTTACATAATATCGATACATTTTTTTTTGAAGCATCAATTGAGAAAAAAGGAGATTTTTTCCAAGTCGGCGCTTTGCAAGCAAAAAAGGTTATCTTGGCTACCGGGGCATGGGATCAGCTGATCGATGAGCCCTATGTAACGATTGGGAAAACAAGTGGCGTGCGATTCGATGTTCGCACCAAGCTAGCTTTACCATATTCGATCCATCAAAAGGTTTCAGTCTCGGCCAATATCGATGGTATCGTTGCAATTGGGGCAACGCATCAAAGGCTTGAATCTCCATCCAAGCCTCAACCCCCATCTTTTTTGTTTGATGAGGCGAAAAAAGTAGTAGGAGAGTTTTCCTATGAAATTGAACAGATGTATTGCGGCATACGCAGTAGCGTCAACGATCATCTCCCAATCATTGGGGAATTGATTGATACAAAAAAAGTACCCCGTATAACCAATTTTAAAAGATTGGATCTATCTCAAATGCCACGCAAAGGTATCTATATTATCAATGGTCTTGGTGGCAGAGGTTTTGTTTTTGGTCCCTTTGTGGCTAAAATACTGAGTGATCATTTGATCGGAAACTGTCCCATTCCTTGGGAACTTGATGTGGATCGATATTTCATACGCTACTTGAAAAAAGGAAAGAGATGA